GGAAGAAGAAGAGTTGCCTCTTTTTTCCTGAAAATCATAAGGCCAACCAGATCCCTTTTTTGATAGGCATCATTAAGAAGTGATAAAATTGCCCCTTTAACAGAAACCATTCTCTTGCCTGCGCCCATCGAACCGCTTGCATCCACCAGAAACAGAATTGTGTTGCCGGTTTTTCTTTCCCTCACCTTCTCACGCAGATCACTTTTTTTAACATTGATTGCAAGTCCGTTCTTTGTCCTGAATCTCTGAAATGGTGCGGCGGCTCTTATTGAAGGGCAGATTGCTATGTCATTTCTTTTTTTGTTGAGATTTTTATAGGAGATGTAGCGTCCACTGTTATTATAACTGATAATGCTGCTTCTGTTACCGCTTTTATCCTGTTTTGACTTTTTGACCGACTTTTCATTCAGATAATCTATGACTTCAAATACGGAACCTATGGTAAATACCTGCTCTGAATGGGGGATATCATGGTTTGAATTATTATCGTCCTGTTCCTCATTTTTTTCATCTTCGCTTTGAATATCAATATTTGTATCTGGACTTCCCGTCGGCTTTTTATCCGGACTATTGTCCTGGTTTTCATCTTTGCTGTTATCTTCATCGTTGCCTTTTTCTTCATTTTGGTCTTTGGATTGGTTTTTGGGACTATCATTTTGAGGCGGAGGATTTCTCCTTCTGTGCTGAAGAGTGATGAGCGCTGCCTCTTTGATATCATCAAAGACAACATTATCTCTCCCGTCTATCGCTGCCAGAGTTTTCGAAACCTTTGCAAGTGCGATATCCCCTCTTTGTCCGGAAACATTCATTTCAAGGCATAATTCTGACATTATCTCCAAAAGTGCCTCGGGAATCATCACATAGGAAAGCCTCTCCTTTGCTTTTTCAATATTATCTTTTATTTTTGCAATGTCTGATTGAAATTTCAGAGTGAATTTATCCGGGTCTTTCTCAAACTCAAGGCAGTTTCTGATTATCTTTGTTCTTTCTGCCTCATCTTTGATAACATCAGTATCAATACAAAGATCAAACCTGTCAAGCATTTGTGGTGACAGTTCGCCTTCTTCAGAGTCCATTGTTGCCGCAAAAATAAATCTTGTCTTAGTAATTTCAGAAAAACCTTCACGCTCTATTATCAGGTTTTTAGTTTCAGACGTACTAAGTATCCCGTGGACAATATTTTCATCAAGCAGATTTATGTCATCTGCAATAACCATCTGCCGGTTGTACTCGGCTAAAATCCCTTTGGTTATTCCGATATCTCCTCGAGTTACTGCTTTTTCAATATCAATAGAACCCAAAAGTCTATCTTCCGTGGTATTTAGAGGAACTATCCCTACTTTTTTATCTTCAAGAATAGTTTTCGCAGATCTTAAAAGGACAGATTTGGCCGAACCTCTTGTGCCGGTAACTAGCAACCCGTTGATATCTTCATTTATGATTATGCATAACAATGCTTTTTTGGCAATACTGTTTCCGATAATTGCAGGGAAAGGGTATGGCTTATAGTCTGTCAATTTTTATAACTCTCCAGAATTAATGACTCGACTTTGTCAAATTCAAGCCTGGCCTCTTCAAAGGGAAGTTTTCTCATCCTGTGCGGCAGTGCAAGCCCTGCTGCCTTTATCAGATCATTTCCCTCGACATTATTTCTCTCATCAAGTGCTGCAAATGCGCATGCAGTTTTGACAAGAGTAAGATCTGATCTGTGGCCGTCCACATTTAAAAGAAGGGAGATTTTAACAGCCGTGTTCAGCAGAAGATCATCGGGTTTTATTTCTAATATTATTTTTTTGGCTGTTTCAATTTTATCCCTCAAATTTTGTTGAAGAGGTTTATATTTATCACAGAATTCATGTGGATTTTTCTCAAATTCCAAACGTCTTTTTACAATCTCTATCCTTTTTTCTGTATTTTTCTCACCTTCAACATTAACAGAAAGGCCGAACCTGTCAAGAAGCTGGGGACGAAGGTCGCCTTCCTCGGGATTCATTGTCCCGACAAGCATGAATCTGGATGGATGAGAATATGAAATTCCTTCTCTTTCAACAAAATTTGTACCCATTGCGGCCGCATCAAGCAGGAGATCCACAATATGATCATCAAGGAGATTAACTTCGTCAACATAGAGAATATTACCGTTGGCTGCTGCAAGAACGCCTGGCTCAAACTTTTTTTCACCCTTGGTAATTGCCTCTTCAATGTCAAGTGTGCCTGCAACACGATCCTCTGTGGCACTTAATGGCAGTTCTACAACACGCATTTTTATATCTTCATATTCGGGAGTCTTTCCTGATTCTGTTAATATCCTGCATGATGGGCAAAGATATCTCTTCTGCCCGGCTTCGCAGTGAAAGATGCAGTCTTTTATAGTTTTTCTCTCAGGCAGAAGATCAGCTACTGCTCTCACAGCAGTTGATTTTGCCGTTCCTTTCTCACCTTTTATAAGAACGCCGCCTATTGACGGGTTTACCACATTTGAAAGAAGAGCATCTTTCATATCTTCCTGCCCTACTATTGCGGAGAAGGGATATGCCGGATTATCGTCACTCATAATAATGCCTCCGAACTATCTCTTATAAGGCATAAGGTAATTTTTTTCAGGTTTTCTAACATAAAATTTCTTTTTTTGAGAATTTTTACAAAGATTGAATCTTCGCAGCAGTATCTTTCCTTCTTTGAGCTGAGTTCTAAAATCAATCGGATATCTTTTCTGTAATCTATATGTTTCAAATTATTTTCTGTCAATTAAAACACCTTTTATCTGCCATCAAAAAAATGGGAGAATGATTTAGTAAATATAAATGATGTTTTAACAAATTTAGTTTTGTTGATCTGAGGTAACAAATTTTTTCCGGGGATACTAATCATAGATACTGACTTGTAGAATTCGCGTATTAAAATTAGATCTGTTTTGCTGTGACTGTCAAAATTCGAGAGAGATTTTTTATCGCTTTTTGTGTGATGAAAAACGCTTATCATGCGAATTTTTACATGAAAGATTCTTCGTAACTTACGTGAAAAGCTACATGAAATATATTTTCATGAATGTTTTCATAAAAAAGTGAATGAAATAAAATTTCGTCTGACTTCTCGTAAAAATAATATGCAATAGTTTATGAAATTGTTATACCAAAATAATAAATGAAGTGAATTATGGTTGATGCAATATCTTTTTTTTCAATGCTTGAATATATGATTAAAGCCATAATTCTCATAAGCACAGGTATTGTTTTTGTAAATATATTGGGTGAAACAGGTCTTTTTAAAAGATTGCAAAAAGTGAGCAGACCTTTGTGCAGAATTTCCGGACTTTCTGAAGGTGCTGCTATTTCTGTTCTTTCAATGGCCGTTAATTCAATAGCAGGCAAATCAATGCTTGCTGAGTATTACAGGGAAGGAAAAGTGAAAAAGGAGGAGATTGTGCCTTCACTTCTTATAGGAACATTTCCAACAGTTCTCGGTGAATCTTTGTTTAGAGTACAGCTTCCAACCGCAGTTATTCTTCTTGGTCCTGTAATTGGATTTACATATACCTTTTTCAACTTTTTTTCTTCGTTTCTGCAGGCTTTTTTTGCAATTTTATACAATCACATTGTTCTTCATGAAAACGGATACATTCCAAAAAATGAAACCGGAGATGAAAAAAATGGAAATTCTAAAGACTCAGATGAAGATAAAAGTCAGGAAAAAAGCAAAAAGAAAAGAAAAATTACAAAGAAAAATATCAAAAACGGTTTTAAAAAATCTATCCCTGGTTTAAAGCAGATCATTCCAATTACGATTTCTGCAATGCTCGTTTTTTATCTATTATCACTTTTGGGTTTGATGAATATCATCGCGATGGTATTTGATCCTCTTCTTAACATTATTGGCCTTCCAGGTGAGGCAACAGCCGCTCTTGTGGCACAGTTTATTCATTTTTCTGCAGGATATACGATTGTCGGATCACTTATTGAAACAGGAGTTTTGAATATGGAACAGGCACTTGTTACGCTTATTCTCGGGAGCATGGTTGTTATAACAATGATTTATGTCAAATATTCATTTCCAATGTATCTTGCTCTTTTTGGAAAAGACGGCCTTATGATAACATACAAAACTTATGCGATAAGCATGGCGGCAAAGATTGTTTGTATCGGGATTGTGATGGTTGTTTTTTAAAAGGAAAAAATAAGTTCTGAATAATTTCCAAAAACCTTAATTTAAAGGGCCCTGTTATAAAAAGAAGTTATATGGCGGTTGGGCATGATTGTGGGTTAATTGATGTCCTCTATAAGATATATGCACTATTTGATGCAATGTAACTGTACAAATTTATCAAAACCGATTAAATTCAATATATTTGATAGAAAATCAATTTAGCTGTTAAAACTGCATCTTTGCCAAATTATTTTTTGTGACAATCAAAAATTTACAAAAAAGGAAAAAAATTAAGAAGTAATGGTTACTTCACTCTGTGCAAATACTTTTCCTGAAGAATCTGCAAGTTCAAGCCAGAACGTCTTTCCAATATTTGCAGTACAATTAAAAGAATAAGTTCCATATTTTGATGCACCTGGCTGCAAAAATTTATCCAAATGATATGGTGGATTAATGTATGCTGTAGATCCTGCTGCAAAATTCTTTTCACCAGAATAACCGTCCTCCCTCATCCAGGCATTTTTTGATCCTGCATCTGCCGTAGGACTATTGACAATTGTTGATTTGTTTATTGTCCAAATCATATGTTCAGCATCCCCAAAGGTTTTGGTTGGACGAACCATTACAATAGTATCAATTGTACCAATTGCACTTCCTCCTATATGTTCAATTGTCATTCCATCTGATATACTGTAAGTACCTTTAATCTGTACTTGTGGTGCTTTATCAGCAGTTCCGGAAATACCGCCTGCAAAGGCACTTACAACAGCCGCAATGATAATTGTTACAACAAGCATCAGCATAACGCCAACAACCGGTGACACTGCTTCATTATTTGTGAATGATTTCATTATTTTATCCCTCCACAACGACATTTTTATCAAAAATTACACTTCCAGTTGGTACGTGCACCAATTTTACTGAAACAACATCACCTGGTTGAAGATGATACCAATCAATACCAAGTATTGCCATAAGAGAATCCTGATCTCCATTTGCTATAGAAAATTTAGTGCCATCTGTATATTCATATCGAGTGTCTGAAGAAACACCATATCCTCCATAAGATGCACTCCAGCCATATGGGCTGTTATGCATTGTTGTTCCAGCCATTAGAGTATAATTTCCATAATGCTGATTTACGGAATAAGAACCTGATGCTTTCCAGCCTTCAATTGCCTGTCCAAATCCTAAAGGTGCTACATAAGTGCTGTTAATTATTCCAGTACCGCAATCGTAGTGTACGTTGGCATTATTCATTGGTCCAGTAATA
The genomic region above belongs to Methanomicrobium antiquum and contains:
- a CDS encoding VWA domain-containing protein, with amino-acid sequence MTDYKPYPFPAIIGNSIAKKALLCIIINEDINGLLVTGTRGSAKSVLLRSAKTILEDKKVGIVPLNTTEDRLLGSIDIEKAVTRGDIGITKGILAEYNRQMVIADDINLLDENIVHGILSTSETKNLIIEREGFSEITKTRFIFAATMDSEEGELSPQMLDRFDLCIDTDVIKDEAERTKIIRNCLEFEKDPDKFTLKFQSDIAKIKDNIEKAKERLSYVMIPEALLEIMSELCLEMNVSGQRGDIALAKVSKTLAAIDGRDNVVFDDIKEAALITLQHRRRNPPPQNDSPKNQSKDQNEEKGNDEDNSKDENQDNSPDKKPTGSPDTNIDIQSEDEKNEEQDDNNSNHDIPHSEQVFTIGSVFEVIDYLNEKSVKKSKQDKSGNRSSIISYNNSGRYISYKNLNKKRNDIAICPSIRAAAPFQRFRTKNGLAINVKKSDLREKVRERKTGNTILFLVDASGSMGAGKRMVSVKGAILSLLNDAYQKRDLVGLMIFRKKEATLLLPPTKSTDLAYKMLKEMPTGGKTPLSKGITEAVKLMAQGCYSKKGESRAVIILTDGRVNVSESVKKPYEELIETARLASKENINFVVIDTEEGFPRIGLAKNLAFELEATYFYIDSLDKAKLANSVKEAVYRQIPQ
- a CDS encoding ATP-binding protein; protein product: MSDDNPAYPFSAIVGQEDMKDALLSNVVNPSIGGVLIKGEKGTAKSTAVRAVADLLPERKTIKDCIFHCEAGQKRYLCPSCRILTESGKTPEYEDIKMRVVELPLSATEDRVAGTLDIEEAITKGEKKFEPGVLAAANGNILYVDEVNLLDDHIVDLLLDAAAMGTNFVEREGISYSHPSRFMLVGTMNPEEGDLRPQLLDRFGLSVNVEGEKNTEKRIEIVKRRLEFEKNPHEFCDKYKPLQQNLRDKIETAKKIILEIKPDDLLLNTAVKISLLLNVDGHRSDLTLVKTACAFAALDERNNVEGNDLIKAAGLALPHRMRKLPFEEARLEFDKVESLILESYKN
- a CDS encoding nucleoside recognition domain-containing protein, whose translation is MVDAISFFSMLEYMIKAIILISTGIVFVNILGETGLFKRLQKVSRPLCRISGLSEGAAISVLSMAVNSIAGKSMLAEYYREGKVKKEEIVPSLLIGTFPTVLGESLFRVQLPTAVILLGPVIGFTYTFFNFFSSFLQAFFAILYNHIVLHENGYIPKNETGDEKNGNSKDSDEDKSQEKSKKKRKITKKNIKNGFKKSIPGLKQIIPITISAMLVFYLLSLLGLMNIIAMVFDPLLNIIGLPGEATAALVAQFIHFSAGYTIVGSLIETGVLNMEQALVTLILGSMVVITMIYVKYSFPMYLALFGKDGLMITYKTYAISMAAKIVCIGIVMVVF
- a CDS encoding type IV pilin N-terminal domain-containing protein — protein: MKSFTNNEAVSPVVGVMLMLVVTIIIAAVVSAFAGGISGTADKAPQVQIKGTYSISDGMTIEHIGGSAIGTIDTIVMVRPTKTFGDAEHMIWTINKSTIVNSPTADAGSKNAWMREDGYSGEKNFAAGSTAYINPPYHLDKFLQPGASKYGTYSFNCTANIGKTFWLELADSSGKVFAQSEVTITS
- a CDS encoding type IV pilin N-terminal domain-containing protein, which gives rise to MKKERITQTEAVSPVVGVMLMLVVTIIIAAVVSGFAGGLVSGQEKAPVASFECNIVNDGTWGGSGFNLRVLSTEEGIPTKDIQLVTSWKASDGTSNSTIITGPMNNANVHYDCGTGIINSTYVAPLGFGQAIEGWKASGSYSVNQHYGNYTLMAGTTMHNSPYGWSASYGGYGVSSDTRYEYTDGTKFSIANGDQDSLMAILGIDWYHLQPGDVVSVKLVHVPTGSVIFDKNVVVEG